From Danaus plexippus chromosome 11, MEX_DaPlex, whole genome shotgun sequence, the proteins below share one genomic window:
- the LOC116765927 gene encoding solute carrier family 35 member E1 homolog, translating to MGSRKEALIVGSLCVLWYTLSSASNVVGKLVLTELPFPMSVTMVQLTSTVLYSMPAFAACGIRRAPSFPRSYYLRVLGPLALAKFLTTMFSQISIWKVPISYAHTVKATTPLWTAALAWLLFGERQTPGVQGSLLLIAAGVAVASATELHFDAQGMGAALAAAALLSLQHLYSKRVMRDSGAHHLRLLQLLSALALVPLTPIWMVAEASALYSARPAAGWTHAGTLLAADGALAWLQAVAAFSVLSRVSPLAYAVASAAKRAAVVAASLLLLRNPAPPLNLAGMALAGLGVLAYNRAKLRRREEDAHRPLLPV from the exons atGGGATCTAGAAAAGAAGCACTAATAGTAGGATCGTTATGTGTTCTCTGGTACACTCTAAGTTCAGCTAGCAACGTGGTGGGCAAGTTGGTTTTGACCGAACTGCCTTTTCCTATGTCAGTGACTATGGTGCAGCTGACGTCCACAGTATTATACAGCATGCCCGCCTTCGCTGCTTGCGGCATACGTCGAGCGCCCTCCTTTCCGCGGTCTTATTATCTTCGTGTGCTGGGGCCCCTTGCTTTAGCCAAATTTCTTACAACGATGTTCTCTCAAATTTCTATATGGAAAGTACCGATTTCATATGCTCACACGG TGAAGGCTACTACTCCTCTATGGACGGCAGCGCTCGCGTGGCTACTTTTCGGCGAGCGGCAGACGCCGGGCGTGCAAGGATCGCTGCTGCTAATCGCGGCCGGCGTAGCGGTCGCCTCAGCAACCGAACTTCACTTCGACGCTCAAGGTATGGGAGCGGCCCTGGCGGCTGCTGCCCTATTGAGCCTCCAGCATCTATACTCTAAGCGAGTCATGCGCGACTCGGGCGCACATCACCTACGCCTGCTGCAGCTGCTGAGCGCGCTTGCCTTGGTGCCGCTGACCCCTATCTGGATGGTCGCAGAAGCGAGTGCACTGTACTCGGCGCGGCCGGCGGCGGGTTGGACACACGCGGGTACACTGCTCGCGGCGGACGGTGCTCTGGCGTGGTTGCAGGCCGTGGCAGCGTTCAGTGTCCTGTCCCGCGTGTCTCCGCTGGCGTACGCCGTGGCGTCGGCCGCGAAACGTGCGGCCGTGGTGGCGGCTTCACTGCTGCTGCTCCGGAACCCAGCGCCGCCCCTCAATCTGGCGGGCATGGCGTTAGCAGGGCTCGGCGTGCTCGCGTACAATCGGGCTAAATTGCGGCGCCGCGAGGAAGATGCCCACCGACCACTGCTGCCTGTCTGA
- the LOC116765847 gene encoding palmitoyltransferase ZDHHC18 isoform X2, with the protein MASRRVTRKWEVFAGRNRFWCDGRLMTAPHPGVFALTLALICGTCVLHFAFDCPFLAARVSGAVPAAGAALCGVTLAALLRTALSDPGIIPRAAPHEAAALGALEAADGAAGRPPPRAREVLVRGRPVKLKYCFTCKMFRPPRASHCSLCDNCVDRFDHHCPWVGNCVGKRNYRYFYLFVVSLSFLAVWVFACAVTHLALLARGAGLAAALRATPASAVAAAVCFLSVWSVLGLAGFHTYLASTDQTTNEDIKGSFSRRGSGGAGTNPYSRGNACANCWHVLCGPLAPSLIDRRGVLSSDTRDDLPPRFAHIMCVPPAPAPGPPAAPAPLADLALARTDTQERWRRDAPRVHEPQPGARARAAAGGGGGGRAQRLAPAPAARHHHDRRGARPRRPRGARRRALTAAGETPEKPVSSGGGSGRDLNITHIETVGWRAGEPPVSNVLWNTLTAVTY; encoded by the exons ATGGCGTCGCGGCGCGTGACGCGCAAGTGGGAGGTGTTCGCCGGACGGAACCGGTTCTGGTGCGACGGACGCCTCATGACGGCGCCACATCCCGGGGTGTTCGCGCTCACGCTGGCTCTCATCTGTGGCACGTGTGTGCTGCACTTTGCCTTCGACTGCCCCTTCCTGGCAGCGCGCGTGTCCGGCGCTGTGCCGGCGGCGGGCGCGGCGCTGTGTGGAGTGACGCTGGCGGCTCTGCTGCGCACGGCCTTGTCGGATCCGGGTATAATTCCGCGCGCAGCTCCGCACGAGGCCGCCGCGTTGGGAGCGCTGGAGGCGGCCGACGGAGCCGCTGGCCGCCCGCCGCCGCGCGCTCGGGAGGTGCTCGTGCGCGGACGGCCCGTCAAGCTCAAGTATTGTTTCACTTGCAAGATGTTTCGTCCGCCGCGCGCCTCGCACTGCTCGCTCTGCGACAATTGCGTCGACCGCTTCGACCACCATTGCCCCTGGGTCGGCAACTGTGTCGGGAAGCGCAACTATCGCTACTTCTACTTGTTCGTGGTGTCGCTCTCCTTCCTGGCGGTGTGGGTGTTCGCGTGTGCGGTGACTCACCTGGCGCTGCTGGCGCGAGGCGCTGGGCTGGCGGCAGCACTGCGGGCGACTCCCGCCTCCGCCGTCGCGGCCGCCGTGTGCTTCCTGTCAGTGTGGTCGGTGCTGGGGCTGGCCGGCTTCCACACCTACCTCGCCTCTACGGACCAGACAACTAACGAGGAT ATAAAGGGATCATTCTCCCGCCGCGGCTCGGGAGGTGCGGGCACGAACCCGTACTCGCGCGGTAACGCGTGCGCAAATTGCTGGCATGTTCTCTGCGGTCCCCTCGCGCCGAGTCTCATCGACCG GCGCGGTGTCTTGTCGAGCGACACACGCGACGACCTACCGCCGCGCTTCGCTCACATCATGTGCGTGCCCCCTGCCCCGGCCCCGGGACCCCCCGCAGCCCCCGCACCCCTAGCCGACCTCGCACTCGCCCGCACCGACACACAGGAACG GTGGCGACGCGACGCGCCACGCGTACACGAACCACAGCCTGGAGCCCGAGCCCGTGCCGCTGCAGGAGGTGGCGGTGGCGGCCGCGCTCAGCGCCTCGCGCCTGCGCCTGCTGCACGACACCACCATGATAGACGCGGCGCTCGACCTCGACGACCCCGTGGCGCCCGCCGCCGCGCTCTGACCGCGGCGGGGGAGACGCCGGAGAAGCCCGTGTCCTCTGGAGGCGGCTCAGGAAGGGACCTTAACATTACTCACATAGAGACGGTCGGGTGGCGAGCCGGCGAGCCTCCGGTATCAAATGTTTTATGGAATACATTAACTGCTGTTACATATTAA
- the LOC116765847 gene encoding palmitoyltransferase ZDHHC18 isoform X1, translating into MASRRVTRKWEVFAGRNRFWCDGRLMTAPHPGVFALTLALICGTCVLHFAFDCPFLAARVSGAVPAAGAALCGVTLAALLRTALSDPGIIPRAAPHEAAALGALEAADGAAGRPPPRAREVLVRGRPVKLKYCFTCKMFRPPRASHCSLCDNCVDRFDHHCPWVGNCVGKRNYRYFYLFVVSLSFLAVWVFACAVTHLALLARGAGLAAALRATPASAVAAAVCFLSVWSVLGLAGFHTYLASTDQTTNEDIKGSFSRRGSGGAGTNPYSRGNACANCWHVLCGPLAPSLIDRRGVLSSDTRDDLPPRFAHIMCVPPAPAPGPPAAPAPLADLALARTDTQERSPRRELHESVRRWRRDAPRVHEPQPGARARAAAGGGGGGRAQRLAPAPAARHHHDRRGARPRRPRGARRRALTAAGETPEKPVSSGGGSGRDLNITHIETVGWRAGEPPVSNVLWNTLTAVTY; encoded by the exons ATGGCGTCGCGGCGCGTGACGCGCAAGTGGGAGGTGTTCGCCGGACGGAACCGGTTCTGGTGCGACGGACGCCTCATGACGGCGCCACATCCCGGGGTGTTCGCGCTCACGCTGGCTCTCATCTGTGGCACGTGTGTGCTGCACTTTGCCTTCGACTGCCCCTTCCTGGCAGCGCGCGTGTCCGGCGCTGTGCCGGCGGCGGGCGCGGCGCTGTGTGGAGTGACGCTGGCGGCTCTGCTGCGCACGGCCTTGTCGGATCCGGGTATAATTCCGCGCGCAGCTCCGCACGAGGCCGCCGCGTTGGGAGCGCTGGAGGCGGCCGACGGAGCCGCTGGCCGCCCGCCGCCGCGCGCTCGGGAGGTGCTCGTGCGCGGACGGCCCGTCAAGCTCAAGTATTGTTTCACTTGCAAGATGTTTCGTCCGCCGCGCGCCTCGCACTGCTCGCTCTGCGACAATTGCGTCGACCGCTTCGACCACCATTGCCCCTGGGTCGGCAACTGTGTCGGGAAGCGCAACTATCGCTACTTCTACTTGTTCGTGGTGTCGCTCTCCTTCCTGGCGGTGTGGGTGTTCGCGTGTGCGGTGACTCACCTGGCGCTGCTGGCGCGAGGCGCTGGGCTGGCGGCAGCACTGCGGGCGACTCCCGCCTCCGCCGTCGCGGCCGCCGTGTGCTTCCTGTCAGTGTGGTCGGTGCTGGGGCTGGCCGGCTTCCACACCTACCTCGCCTCTACGGACCAGACAACTAACGAGGAT ATAAAGGGATCATTCTCCCGCCGCGGCTCGGGAGGTGCGGGCACGAACCCGTACTCGCGCGGTAACGCGTGCGCAAATTGCTGGCATGTTCTCTGCGGTCCCCTCGCGCCGAGTCTCATCGACCG GCGCGGTGTCTTGTCGAGCGACACACGCGACGACCTACCGCCGCGCTTCGCTCACATCATGTGCGTGCCCCCTGCCCCGGCCCCGGGACCCCCCGCAGCCCCCGCACCCCTAGCCGACCTCGCACTCGCCCGCACCGACACACAGGAACG GAGCCCTCGGCGGGAGTTACACGAATCTGTTCGAAGGTGGCGACGCGACGCGCCACGCGTACACGAACCACAGCCTGGAGCCCGAGCCCGTGCCGCTGCAGGAGGTGGCGGTGGCGGCCGCGCTCAGCGCCTCGCGCCTGCGCCTGCTGCACGACACCACCATGATAGACGCGGCGCTCGACCTCGACGACCCCGTGGCGCCCGCCGCCGCGCTCTGACCGCGGCGGGGGAGACGCCGGAGAAGCCCGTGTCCTCTGGAGGCGGCTCAGGAAGGGACCTTAACATTACTCACATAGAGACGGTCGGGTGGCGAGCCGGCGAGCCTCCGGTATCAAATGTTTTATGGAATACATTAACTGCTGTTACATATTAA